Part of the Lucilia cuprina isolate Lc7/37 chromosome 5, ASM2204524v1, whole genome shotgun sequence genome is shown below.
TAGATATATAAATGGACTTGCTGTCGGTTTTATATTTCCTCTGGCATTTGTCTTAATTGGCTAAGAGCTCATTAAACCCCTACGAGGTTTGCACGCCTGTAGTGTCGATACAATATCATTTAGTTTTGGTATATTTATACAGATTATATACCCCAAATTATTTTCCAATAATCCTGAGGCCCCGTTTTCAGCAACTCAAATGTATGGGCTACTTAATATGATTTGTGGTATAATAGCATTTATTTTGACAACTATGTACCTAATAGAATCCCCGATTTTTTATTTGGTACGTGAGGATGAACGCATGGCCTTAGAGTCATTGATAGCTTTACAAAAACCTCATGAATTAACATCTGAAACATACGAACAGTTGGAGGAACACAAACGTTATTTGGCCGAAAGTaaggaaaaaacatttaaggaaAATGCCATCTACGGTATCCCAGCtttgttaaaactttgtttCTATCGTTCCTTTATGACTCTTGGATTTtcatatttagttaattttgcTTTTGCATATTCGTCGCTTGTTACCATAGAACTCAAttcatattcatatattttctatgcatttgcaaaattattaggTCCATTGATTGCCTCATTTACATTAGATTCCATAGGCAGAAAACCAACTATGATTATAGGTTTCTTCGGTAGCTCAATTTTGGCATTCGTAGTgggtgttatttttaaaaatgaaataaattataccATCATCGAACGCATGAACTccgttaaatatgttttaatctTCTTTCAACTTTTCTCCTCCCTATCAATGGCTTCGTCATCGGCCTATTTGAGTGAAGCTTTTCCGTTGCCGGTTAAACGTCATTATTTGACCATTGTTTTTATCGTAGAAATGCTTGTTCACATTATAATTGGCTCTAACAAACAGCTATTTATTGTTAGTAATATATTCCTTATCTCTGATTATTTCCTAACTTTGGGTTCTCTCTCACTGGTATTTTTACTGATGTCAGTATTTGTTATGCCAGAAACTAAATCGTGTTCTCTACGTGAATGTCTaccaaaatttagaaaatttattaacttttcgcttaaaagacaataaatatattcaataaaagaactaaaacaaattttttcttaattaaatcaGTGTTTCCTcagtaaaactaaaaatattttaattttgattaaaaaacaaaaaaaatagaaaaatttcgatgtatttaagataaattttccgtttcatagaaaatttctatGTAAAATTAACcgaaaattatgtattaaaagaagatttatcgaaaattttctaaaaacaaaatttcgaaaatcGAATTGTGTATTTTCCCGATATAATAAGCGATCCAATCTAAAATtaacaagtaatatttttatattcggctgtgcc
Proteins encoded:
- the LOC124420280 gene encoding uncharacterized protein LOC124420280, producing MYLIESPIFYLVREDERMALESLIALQKPHELTSETYEQLEEHKRYLAESKEKTFKENAIYGIPALLKLCFYRSFMTLGFSYLVNFAFAYSSLVTIELNSYSYIFYAFAKLLGPLIASFTLDSIGRKPTMIIGFFGSSILAFVVGVIFKNEINYTIIERMNSVKYVLIFFQLFSSLSMASSSAYLSEAFPLPVKRHYLTIVFIVEMLVHIIIGSNKQLFIVSNIFLISDYFLTLGSLSLVFLLMSVFVMPETKSCSLPIMRSRVLR